The following coding sequences are from one Mustela lutreola isolate mMusLut2 chromosome 5, mMusLut2.pri, whole genome shotgun sequence window:
- the SPMIP10 gene encoding testis-expressed protein 43 yields the protein MASGKDTCPILPKLANSCCEESSYKPSNKCNEVHLPRFSLKQGMIPRHYVMPWKENMKFRNVNLKHAEVCGIHAGPLEDTLFLNHSERLCHGEDRAVVLKKGPPEIKIADMPLHSPLSRYQSTVISHGFRRRLV from the exons ATGGCTTCAGGGAAAGACACTTGTCCTATCTTACCTAAGCTTGCCAACAGTTGCTGTGAAGAGAGTTCATACAAGCCTTCTAATAA GTGTAATGAAGTTCATTTGCCACGGTTTTCATTAAAGCAAGGGATGATCCCAAGACATTATGTTATGCCttggaaagaaaacatgaaattcaGGAATGTGAATCTGAAG CACGCAGAAGTATGTGGGATCCACGCTGGTCCTCTAGAAGACACTTTGTTTTTGAATCACAGTGAAAGGCTCTGCCATGGGGAAGATCGGGCAGTTGTCTTGAAGAAAGGCCCACCAGAAATAAAAATTGCAGATATGCCTCTGCATTCCCCGCTCTCCAGATACCAAAGCACTGTGATCTCCCACGGCTTCAGGAGGAGACTGGTctaa